The Metarhizium brunneum chromosome 5, complete sequence sequence CCAGATCAACTTCCCGGGCATGGACATGTTCGGCCCAGATGGCGGTGTACGCCCTCCTTATCCAAGAAACCACATCTCCGGCACTGACTACATGCTAACCGACATCTCTAGATGGGTCCCCCCATGGACGAGGAGCGCATCCAACGTATGATGTCAGACCCCAATGTTCAGCAGTCCATGAACGAGGCCTTGAACAATCCCGACTTTGTCAACATGCTCATCGAATCGAACCCAATGCTCCGCAACATGCCCAACGCAAGAGAAATCATCACATCCCCGTTTATGCGACAGATGATGAGCAACCCACAGATGATGGGCCAGGCCATGCGTATGCAACGAAATATGCGTGGGGGAGACTCATCTTTCCCAGCCCCTGGCGCCACCGATACCACGCcagatgctgctgctggcggcaaCCGATCCGCTGGCCAGGCGAACAACAACCAGCCATCAAATCCTTTCATGAACCCATTCATGATGCCCGGAATGATGggtggtgctgctggggGTAACAACGCCATGAACCTTGCCCAGATGCTTCAAAGCTTAAACGCCATGAGCCCCAACCCGACTGCCCAAGCTACAACAACCAACGCTTCCACCACTGGAAACTCCCAAGGAACCACGCCAACGGCCGAGTCCCGAGAGCACCAGCCTGCTACTTCAGACACTGGAGCAGAAGGGGCTCCTCAGAACAGTCAGACCCAAAATGCTGCCAACAACCCCATGGCTCAATTGTTCGCGCTGACGGGGGGCAATGCGCTCAACGCCCACCCGAACTTTGATCTGTTGGAGCAATTGTCGATGAATCTCGGAGGCATGGGCCCAGGTATGCCAGGCGCAGCCCCCGACAATCGACCGCCGGAGGAGCGATATGCCGAACAGCTGCGCCAGCTGAACGACATGGGGTTCTACGACTTTGACCGAAATGTTGCGGCCCTGCGAAGGAGTGGAGGCAGCGTGCAGGGCGCCATCGAACACTTGCTAAGTGCTACAGATTAAGAAGCATAGCAAAGGTTTCAGAATGCAGGATTTCATTTTCTAGTCACAAAGCGTGGTCAGTGGACAAATGCACGATGGCCACGACAATTGTACGCTTAGGAAAGACGAAGCGGTATCAGTGTATAAGTTATTCCACTTCGAGGTTGAAAATGATGTGTTCCAGGATTGATAGGAGATACCTCAGCATGACAATACGATGCAATAATGCAGCAAAATATGGACACACGGACCGGATGGGCAAGTGACGAGTGACGACTAGTGATGAGCGCACTGGCGTATACTTGATCAGAGATTGTACACAGACACTGCTACGCACTTTTGCGTTATGATGGCATGAATCAACCGACTCGGACCTCTTGACTCTATGCATGTCACCATCTATGCTGTCCAAGAAAACAGCCCAACTTGATGCTTGTAGATAAACCGGGGAGATGTCAAATGCCCGGTATCAGTAAACCGTACTGGTACTAGCCCTAAGTTGATGTGTAACTTGTCGTCAAAATAACCTTGTGCTAGTAGTAGCAGGGGCGACAACTAGCGAACCCCTCTCCGCCCGTTCTCCGATCTTTCTACACAGTGATGATCCCAAGTGACATCATCGGGGTTGCAAGTGTCGCCACATCTCCGTCACGGAACAGCTTACTATTGCAGAAATATCTCTTCTATAAAGACATGCTAAAGACATGCGATCAAGTGGAAAGAAACGAATTTTCAAAACAAACACTTCCTCTCAGCCTACTCACCCCATCAAACCCAGCTAGCAACCGCGACAAAGACCCAAGTA is a genomic window containing:
- the dph1 gene encoding Deubiquitination-protection protein dph1 — encoded protein: MAENAETSGDKHVTFKVKTSADSNHTITMAESATVSELKTKLAGQDFEHIPVERQRLIYSGRVMKNDETLGSYNIKQNNTIHMVKSAASNPTQQTSTSGSTPRAVPDNISAGTNPNDPLAGLTGARYAGHQINFPGMDMFGPDGGMGPPMDEERIQRMMSDPNVQQSMNEALNNPDFVNMLIESNPMLRNMPNAREIITSPFMRQMMSNPQMMGQAMRMQRNMRGGDSSFPAPGATDTTPDAAAGGNRSAGQANNNQPSNPFMNPFMMPGMMGGAAGGNNAMNLAQMLQSLNAMSPNPTAQATTTNASTTGNSQGTTPTAESREHQPATSDTGAEGAPQNSQTQNAANNPMAQLFALTGGNALNAHPNFDLLEQLSMNLGGMGPGMPGAAPDNRPPEERYAEQLRQLNDMGFYDFDRNVAALRRSGGSVQGAIEHLLSATD